One Prinia subflava isolate CZ2003 ecotype Zambia chromosome 9, Cam_Psub_1.2, whole genome shotgun sequence DNA segment encodes these proteins:
- the FUT11 gene encoding alpha-(1,3)-fucosyltransferase 11: MGGAGPGWGPAGLWVPLALACSVAAAVAAEGPAGLAEPCGTEGWAQDAVPPGAAFVAAASYRGPGNNDTRSNKALPILLWWSGSLFPHFPGDTERIDCPRGSCLVTRSRRVARHRRTKALIFYGTDFRAYEAPLPRLPHQTWALFHEESPMNNYVLSHSPGIRLFNYTATFRRESDYPLTLQWLPGTAYLRAPAVPLAEKDAWRRKGYGPVLYMQSHCDVPSDRDRYVRELMKYIQVDSYGKCLHNRELPSERLRDTSTATTEDSEFMTFVARYKFHLALENAICDDYMTEKLWRPMHLGAVPVYRGSPAVRDWMPNNLSIILIDDFDSPQELAKYLDFLDKNGEEYLKYLEYKNVGGIKNQFLLESLEKREWGVNDMTLPNYLNGFECFICDKENTRVKEEQEHKKSRGKIPAPRPHIAQFKHMGCPMPTPGFGSVEDLSDGDSWKEMWLQDYWQSLDQGEALTAMIHHNESHQGRFWDYMHEIFLKRTRQH, from the exons ATGGGGGGCGCCGGGCCGGGGTGGGGGCCCGCGGGCCTGTGGGTGCCGCTGGCGCTGGCCTGCAGCGTGGCAGCCGCTGTGGCCGCGGAGGGGCCGGCCGGGCTGGCGGAGCCGTGCGGGACCGAAGGGTGGGCGCAGGACGCCGTCCCGCCGGGCGCGGCCTTCGTCGCCGCCGCCTCGTACCGCGGGCCCGGGAACAACGACACGCGGAGCAACAAGGCGCTGCCCATCCTGCTGTGGTGGAGCGGGAGCCTCTTCCCGCACTTCCCCGGCGACACGGAGCGCATCGACTGCCCCCGCGGCTCCTGCCTCGTCACCCGGAGCCGGCGGGTGGCCCGGCACCGCCGCACCAAGGCGCTCATCTTCTACGGCACCGACTTCAGGGCGTACGAGGCGCCGCTGCCCCGCCTGCCCCACCAGACCTGGGCGCTCTTCCACGAGGAGTCCCCCATGAACAACTACGTGCTCTCGCACTCGCCCGGCATCCGGCTCTTCAACTACACGGCCACCTTCCGCCGGGAGTCCGACTACCCGCTGACGCTGCAGTGGCTGCCCGGCACCGCGTACCTGCGGGCCCCGGCCGTGCCGCTGGCCGAGAAGGACGCGTGGCGGCGGAAGGGCTACGGCCCGGTGCTGTACATGCAGTCCCACTGCGATGTGCCCTCCGACAGGGACCGCTACGTGCGGGAGCTCATGAAATACATCCAG GTTGACTCCTATGGGAAATGCCTGCATAACCGTGAGCTCCCCAGTGAGCGACTGAGAGACACTTCTACAGCCACTACAGAAGATTCTGAATTTATGACTTTCGTTGCCAGGTACAAGTTTCACCTGGCCTTGGAGAATGCCATATGTGATGACTACAtgacagagaagctgtggcgTCCCATGCACTTGGGGGCTGTCCCAGTGTACCGAGGCTCCCCAGCTGTGCGGGACTGGATGCCAAACAACCTCTCCATCATCCTTATAGATGACTTTGACAGCCCCCAAGAGCTGGCAAAGTATCTTGATTTCCTGGACAAGAATGGAGAGGAATATTTGAAGTATCTAGAGTATAAAAATGTCGGTGGAATCAAAAACCAGTTCTTGCTAGAGAGCTTGGAGAAGCGGGAGTGGGGTGTGAATGACATGACTCTGCCCAATTACCTGAATGGCTTTGAGTGTTTCATCTGTGACAAAGAGAACACCCGAGTcaaagaggagcaggagcacaagAAGTCTCGTGGAAAAATTCCAGCTCCTAGACCTCATATAGCTCAGTTCAAGCACATGGGATGTCCTATGCCAACCCCTGGGTTTGGAAGTGTTGAAGACCTCTCTGATGGAGACAG ttgGAAAGAAATGTGGCTGCAGGATTATTGGCAAAGCCTTGATCAGGGTGAGGCCCTCACTGCTATGATTCATCACAACGAGTCTCATCAGGGAAGATTTTGGGACTACATGCATGAGATTTTTCTCAAGAGGACAAGGCAACACTGA